The following coding sequences are from one Natronospira bacteriovora window:
- the ssb gene encoding single-stranded DNA-binding protein, with amino-acid sequence MARGVNKAILIGNLGVDPETKYTPSGAAVTNIRIATSEQWRDKNTGEQQERTEWHRVVFFGKLAEIAGEYLRKGSKVYVEGRIQTRKWQGQDGQDRYTTEIVANEMQMLDGRSGGGEFNQRPPAQNRGQQPAEQSSNLGDPDFDDDIPF; translated from the coding sequence ATGGCCAGAGGCGTCAACAAAGCCATCCTGATCGGCAACCTGGGCGTCGACCCGGAAACCAAGTACACCCCCTCCGGGGCTGCCGTCACCAACATTCGCATCGCCACCTCCGAGCAGTGGCGCGACAAGAACACCGGTGAACAGCAGGAACGCACCGAATGGCACCGGGTGGTCTTCTTCGGCAAGCTGGCCGAAATCGCCGGTGAATACCTGCGCAAGGGCTCCAAGGTCTACGTCGAAGGCCGCATCCAGACCCGCAAATGGCAGGGCCAGGACGGCCAGGATCGCTACACCACCGAAATCGTCGCCAACGAAATGCAGATGCTCGATGGACGCAGCGGCGGCGGTGAATTCAACCAACGCCCCCCCGCCCAGAACCGCGGCCAGCAACCCGCCGAACAAAGCAGCAACCTCGGCGACCCCGACTTCGACGACGACATCCCGTTTTAA